In a genomic window of Roseiflexus castenholzii DSM 13941:
- a CDS encoding FHA domain-containing protein, with translation MTEYELWRYLEQYAQMSNAWWYSVAVLPATIISACAYFLMWLALRRTRQLPKMFLWLCVASLPTILVAPSFYVSTNLTDALARVGFGMPASEQQISRTVALQIGAYLSQVATLGIVGASLAFVTLIAAILVGGYAPPQVIQSIQSISQSFSKAMTRAFGPSREARVANSKYGVLTVTRGGAQQGAKFSVINSAIIGKVEAHIVVTDPVVSRKHARLEVKNDTVFLVDLGSTNGTFVKRSGREFELNGDPFELRHGDYIYLGVPSEPESVELIYERSPAGGQS, from the coding sequence ATGACCGAGTATGAACTGTGGCGCTATCTCGAGCAGTATGCGCAGATGAGCAACGCCTGGTGGTACTCTGTTGCCGTATTACCGGCCACGATCATTTCGGCCTGCGCCTATTTCCTGATGTGGCTGGCGCTGCGTCGCACTCGTCAGCTGCCGAAGATGTTTCTCTGGCTCTGCGTCGCCAGCCTGCCGACGATTCTGGTGGCGCCGTCGTTTTATGTCAGCACCAACCTGACCGATGCGCTGGCGCGCGTCGGGTTCGGCATGCCGGCGAGCGAACAGCAGATCAGCCGCACCGTTGCCCTTCAGATCGGTGCGTACCTCAGTCAGGTCGCCACACTTGGCATCGTCGGCGCATCACTGGCGTTCGTGACGCTCATCGCCGCCATCCTGGTCGGCGGGTACGCGCCGCCACAGGTAATCCAGAGCATTCAGTCCATATCACAGAGTTTTTCAAAGGCGATGACACGCGCTTTCGGACCGTCACGTGAAGCGCGGGTTGCCAACTCAAAATATGGCGTTCTCACGGTTACACGCGGCGGAGCGCAGCAAGGAGCGAAGTTCAGCGTAATCAACAGCGCAATTATTGGCAAAGTTGAAGCGCACATTGTCGTCACCGATCCGGTCGTGTCGCGTAAGCACGCGCGTCTTGAGGTGAAGAACGATACGGTCTTTCTCGTCGACCTGGGAAGCACCAATGGCACGTTCGTCAAGCGCAGTGGACGCGAGTTTGAACTGAACGGCGACCCGTTTGAGTTACGCCATGGCGATTATATCTATCTCGGCGTTCCATCCGAACCAGAGTCGGTGGAACTGATCTATGAGCGTTCTCCCGCAGGAGGTCAGTCATGA
- a CDS encoding VWA domain-containing protein, with product MRRLFALCAILGMLTLLTPSAYAQSQGCRGIEVHAAQMEFPNVVVQFSVCDAAGNRIAGIDRSAIRLTEDGRPVADFDMESIVADAQTPVQSVALSNGGASFMLTTTGASIGIVFDATQLLNGSGAQARNSIGEGRAAIEAFLLEEGEPPPPRTRSPGNIEHIGLFIPVDQPDQSLQPETLPAFTQDRYAVINTLRQSLPIRQKKTSLNAAIQSAIEATARDAQQRGAEAAVLVVSDGGDALTGDTFTALIAQAQQRRVRIVAFGFGTDKALQSNGFRLKQLAEATGGIYLERPNARAAGDAFLRVAEPRPAALYRVRYSTQIIDDGKPHSLELEVNAPDRLIYQFPLTYAGADSGIRLTPLGDALLRQYFVFAVPIALFLSLFLTLISGAMFWLSTSSSGLKGKTQR from the coding sequence ATGAGGCGTCTGTTTGCGCTCTGTGCCATCCTGGGAATGCTGACGCTGTTGACGCCATCAGCGTATGCGCAATCTCAGGGGTGTCGCGGGATAGAGGTGCATGCGGCACAGATGGAATTTCCCAACGTCGTGGTCCAGTTTAGCGTCTGTGACGCGGCGGGCAACCGCATTGCCGGGATTGATCGAAGCGCCATTCGTCTGACCGAAGATGGGCGTCCGGTCGCCGACTTCGATATGGAGTCCATCGTCGCCGATGCACAAACGCCGGTGCAGAGCGTTGCGCTGAGCAACGGCGGCGCATCCTTTATGCTGACGACCACAGGCGCAAGCATCGGGATTGTATTCGATGCAACGCAACTGCTCAATGGGAGCGGTGCACAGGCGCGCAACAGCATTGGCGAGGGGCGTGCCGCTATCGAAGCATTCTTGCTGGAGGAAGGCGAACCGCCACCGCCGCGCACTCGCTCGCCAGGCAACATAGAGCACATCGGGCTTTTTATCCCCGTCGATCAGCCGGATCAGTCATTGCAGCCAGAGACCCTGCCGGCGTTTACGCAAGATCGGTATGCTGTGATTAACACACTGCGGCAGAGTCTGCCGATTCGCCAGAAAAAAACCAGCTTGAACGCCGCCATTCAGTCGGCTATCGAAGCAACGGCGCGTGATGCGCAGCAACGCGGCGCCGAAGCAGCAGTGCTGGTGGTGAGCGATGGCGGCGACGCGCTGACCGGCGACACGTTCACAGCGCTGATCGCACAAGCGCAGCAGCGGCGTGTGCGGATTGTTGCGTTTGGTTTTGGAACGGATAAGGCGTTGCAGAGTAATGGCTTCCGCCTGAAACAACTCGCCGAAGCGACCGGCGGCATCTACCTTGAACGACCCAACGCGCGCGCCGCAGGGGATGCCTTTCTGCGTGTTGCTGAGCCGCGACCTGCTGCACTGTATCGTGTCCGTTACAGCACGCAGATTATCGATGATGGCAAACCGCACTCGCTGGAGTTGGAAGTGAATGCGCCAGACCGGCTGATCTATCAGTTTCCGCTCACATATGCCGGCGCCGATAGCGGCATCCGGTTGACGCCGCTTGGAGATGCGCTTCTGCGACAATATTTTGTGTTTGCTGTGCCGATTGCGCTGTTCCTTTCACTCTTTCTGACGCTGATCAGCGGTGCGATGTTCTGGTTGAGCACATCTTCTTCCGGTTTGAAAGGAAAGACACAACGCTGA
- a CDS encoding serine/threonine protein kinase: MPELPVPSKLGRFEVIELIGVGLTGEVYQARDRNGAMVALKVLARSKQRDPTVFGYFTNEQTLLREMTHHRRHPHIVEYVADNLVQPPYYLATRLVEGARGLDAIIGDRMPLPVGKGAPQPAAFVVRVISQIASALDYLHSGHPTYSPIIHRDVKPSNILIDASGNAVLIDFSIASHPHYALINEKTLGTPGYMAPEQYTGEEVPASDQFALALVALHMLTGRRPLPDKATAALRQIERWRDTRYDDITQMLDHRIHTADVLIRALAHNPAHRYESCEAFADRLRRALAQDGEDVRDAARIHPVPEMPSQPARLSIPYSWIGISVVMLIALIVLIVAALSPATGA, translated from the coding sequence ATGCCTGAACTTCCGGTTCCGTCGAAACTGGGCAGATTTGAAGTGATAGAACTGATTGGCGTAGGTCTCACCGGCGAGGTGTACCAGGCGCGTGATCGCAACGGTGCTATGGTTGCACTTAAGGTGCTGGCGCGTTCAAAACAGCGTGATCCGACAGTGTTTGGTTATTTTACCAACGAACAGACGCTCCTGCGGGAAATGACGCATCATCGGCGCCATCCGCACATTGTTGAGTACGTTGCCGATAATCTCGTCCAGCCGCCCTACTACCTGGCGACGCGGCTGGTCGAAGGAGCGCGCGGGCTGGACGCCATCATTGGCGATCGCATGCCGCTGCCGGTAGGCAAAGGCGCCCCGCAACCGGCTGCCTTCGTGGTTCGCGTTATCTCGCAGATTGCCAGCGCGCTTGACTATTTGCACAGCGGACATCCAACCTACAGTCCGATTATCCATCGTGATGTCAAACCATCAAACATTCTCATCGACGCGTCTGGCAACGCCGTGCTGATTGATTTCAGCATTGCGAGCCATCCACATTATGCCCTGATCAACGAAAAGACCCTCGGTACGCCTGGCTATATGGCGCCAGAACAGTACACCGGCGAAGAAGTTCCGGCATCGGATCAGTTTGCGCTGGCGCTGGTGGCGCTTCACATGCTTACCGGACGTCGTCCGCTGCCGGATAAGGCAACGGCGGCGCTGAGACAGATTGAGCGTTGGCGCGATACCCGTTATGACGATATAACGCAGATGCTGGATCATCGCATCCATACCGCCGACGTGCTGATTCGCGCGCTGGCGCACAACCCGGCGCATCGCTATGAGAGTTGTGAAGCATTTGCCGACCGGTTGCGCCGCGCGCTGGCGCAAGATGGGGAAGATGTGCGTGACGCAGCGCGAATCCATCCGGTTCCAGAAATGCCGTCGCAACCTGCCCGCTTATCGATCCCATATTCCTGGATCGGCATCAGTGTGGTGATGCTGATTGCACTGATCGTGCTGATTGTGGCCGCCCTTTCGCCCGCAACCGGGGCATAA